Proteins encoded together in one Salvelinus fontinalis isolate EN_2023a chromosome 6, ASM2944872v1, whole genome shotgun sequence window:
- the zgc:113425 gene encoding uncharacterized protein zgc:113425 isoform X2, whose translation MDRYRYFIFNQRSVVVLGILQVACAALCLVCGFIDAFFRKNTTLSETRAPVWAGLIMACPGALALFASQRKNPVLVNVMIAVSVCSCVSVVMVSGYACLTLTYGENDNEVFHHHTNLEVRFMLSRMVKGANATILLVCIVSLVLSSLIAFVGCRSLPLCGCYDGLTGLEILVPQNDPSPQTELVCTWQGGEDSVLNSPVNFSDRCPEEEEEPSKLPPYSRLT comes from the exons ATGGACCGCTACCGGTATTTCATCTTTAACCAGCGCAGTGTCGTCGTTCTGGGCATTCTGCAGGTAGCATGTGCGGCGCTGTGCTTGGTGTGCGGATTCATTGATGCGTTTTTTCGGAAAAACACCACACTCAGTGAAACTAGGGCACCTGTGTGGGCGGGTTTG ATTATGGCCTGCCCAGGTGCGCTGGCGCTCTTTGCTTCCCAAAGGAAAAACCCAGTATTG GTGAATGTAATGATCGCTGTCTCAGTGTGCTCCTGTGTTTCCGTGGTGATGGTGTCAGGTTACGCCTGCCTAACTTTGACCTATGGCGAGAATGACAACGAGGTGTTCCACCATCACACCAACCTTGAAGTG AGGTTTATGCTGAGCCGGATGGTGAAAGGAGCCAATGCCACCATACTGTTGGTCTGTATCGTCAgcctggtcctctcctctctcatcgcCTTTGTAGGCTGTCGCAGTCTGCCCCTCTGTGGCTGCTACGATGGCCTCACTGGCCTG gagatacTGGTCCCTCAGAATGACCCCAGCCCACAGACCGAGCTTGTGTGTACATGGCAAG GTGGCGAAGACAGTGTGTTAAACTCTCCAGTGAACTTCAGCGACAGATgtcctgaggaagaggaggaacccTCCAAACTCCCCCCCTACAGTAGACTCACCTAA
- the setd7 gene encoding histone-lysine N-methyltransferase SETD7 gives MKCRILQNRPQHVNSLRVSSTAMATMDSDDDMEEVVEGPLDEDDQPHGFCTVTFSSSDRFEGHFTHGEKNGKGKFFFFDGSTLEGFYVDDALQGQGVYSYEDGGVLRGTYMDGDLNGPAQEFDSEGRLMFEGQYKDNSRCGECWIYYPDRGSVFGQVNEDGEMTGKAVAYVYPDGQTALYGSFVEGELIEARLATLVSMETDRPHFDVSSDSPVYSYDKSTSTCIATHTLLPDPYESKRVFVADSLISGAGEGLFAKMDVEANVVMAFYNGVRITHSEVDTRDWSLNGNTISLDEDTVIDVPQPFHQMDRYCASLGHKANHSFTPNCKYDPFVHPRFGPIKCVRTLRAVQRVEELTVAYGYDHEPSGKSGPEAPDWYKQELQAFQQRQATNGQ, from the exons atgaaGTGCAGAATATTACAAAACCGACCGCAACACGTCAATTCTCTGCGCGTGTCATCCACGGCAATGGCCACTATGGACAGCGATGATGATATGGAAGAAGTCGTTGAAG GCCCTCTGGATGAGGATGACCAGCCTCACGGGTTCTGTACAGTCACCTTCTCCTCCAGTGATCGCTTTGAAGGACATTTTACACATGGAGAAAAGAATGGGAAGGGCAAGTTCTTCTTTTTCGATGGCAG cacCTTGGAGGGGTTCTATGTGGACGATGCGTTACAGGGTCAGGGGGTATACTCGTACGAGGATGGAGGGGTCCTCCGTGGGACCTATATGGATGGGGACCTCAACGGTCCTGCACAGGAGTTTGACTCTGAGGGCCGGCTGATGTTTGAAGGCCAGTACAAAGACAACAGCCGCTGTGGGGAGTGTTGGATCTACTACCCT gaccGTGGCAGTGTATTTGGGCAGGTGAACGAGGATGGCGAGATGACCGGTAAAGCGGTGGCGTATGTTTACCCTGATGGCCAAACGGCTCTCTACGGGAGCTTCGTAGAAGGGGAGCTGATTGAGGCTCGACTCGCCACCCTGGTTTCCATGGAGACCGACAGACCACACTTTGACGTTTCATCTGACA GCCCTGTGTACTCCTATGATAAATCCACTTCCACCTGTATCGCTACCCACACTCTTCTTCCAGACCCCTATGAAAGCAAAAG GGTATTTGTGGCAGACTCACTGATCTCAGGAGCAGGAGAAGGCTTGTTTGCCAAGATGGATGTTGAGGCCAATGTTGTAATGGCCTTTTACAACGGAGTACGCATCACACACTCAGAG GTAGACACTAGGGATTGGTCCCTGAACGGGAATACCATCTCCCTGGATGAGGACACGGTGATCGACGTTCCCCAGCCCTTCCACCAGATGGACAGATACTGTGCCTCGCTGGGACACAAGGCCAACCACTCCTTCACCCCAAACTGCAAATACGACCC ATTCGTCCACCCTCGTTTTGGACCCATCAAGTGCGTCCGCACCCTGCGGGCGGTGCAGAGGGTTGAGGAGCTGACTGTTGCCTATGGTTACGACCACGAGCCATCGGGGAAGAGCGGTCCGGAAGCACCAGACTGGTACAAACAGGAACTGCAGGCCTTCCAGCAAAGACAGGCTACCAACGGGCAGTAA
- the zgc:113425 gene encoding uncharacterized protein zgc:113425 isoform X1 encodes MDRYRYFIFNQRSVVVLGILQVACAALCLVCGFIDAFFRKNTTLSETRAPVWAGLIMACPGALALFASQRKNPVLVNVMIAVSVCSCVSVVMVSGYACLTLTYGENDNEVFHHHTNLEVRFMLSRMVKGANATILLVCIVSLVLSSLIAFVGCRSLPLCGCYDGLTGLEILVPQNDPSPQTELVCTWQAGGEDSVLNSPVNFSDRCPEEEEEPSKLPPYSRLT; translated from the exons ATGGACCGCTACCGGTATTTCATCTTTAACCAGCGCAGTGTCGTCGTTCTGGGCATTCTGCAGGTAGCATGTGCGGCGCTGTGCTTGGTGTGCGGATTCATTGATGCGTTTTTTCGGAAAAACACCACACTCAGTGAAACTAGGGCACCTGTGTGGGCGGGTTTG ATTATGGCCTGCCCAGGTGCGCTGGCGCTCTTTGCTTCCCAAAGGAAAAACCCAGTATTG GTGAATGTAATGATCGCTGTCTCAGTGTGCTCCTGTGTTTCCGTGGTGATGGTGTCAGGTTACGCCTGCCTAACTTTGACCTATGGCGAGAATGACAACGAGGTGTTCCACCATCACACCAACCTTGAAGTG AGGTTTATGCTGAGCCGGATGGTGAAAGGAGCCAATGCCACCATACTGTTGGTCTGTATCGTCAgcctggtcctctcctctctcatcgcCTTTGTAGGCTGTCGCAGTCTGCCCCTCTGTGGCTGCTACGATGGCCTCACTGGCCTG gagatacTGGTCCCTCAGAATGACCCCAGCCCACAGACCGAGCTTGTGTGTACATGGCAAG CAGGTGGCGAAGACAGTGTGTTAAACTCTCCAGTGAACTTCAGCGACAGATgtcctgaggaagaggaggaacccTCCAAACTCCCCCCCTACAGTAGACTCACCTAA